The following proteins are co-located in the Oceanimonas sp. GK1 genome:
- the fis gene encoding DNA-binding transcriptional regulator Fis: MFEQTTTSDALVTTTKSPTSEQPTQRPLRNSVEQALRNYLSQLNGQEVTELYELVLSEVEAPMLDVIMQYTRGNQTRAANMMGINRGTLRKKLKKYGMN; this comes from the coding sequence ATGTTCGAACAAACTACGACTTCTGATGCACTGGTAACCACCACCAAATCTCCGACTTCCGAGCAGCCGACCCAGCGCCCGCTGCGCAACTCCGTAGAGCAGGCCCTGCGCAACTACCTGTCTCAGCTCAACGGCCAGGAAGTGACTGAGCTGTATGAGCTGGTTCTCTCCGAAGTCGAAGCGCCCATGCTGGACGTGATCATGCAGTACACCCGCGGCAACCAGACCCGCGCTGCCAACATGATGGGCATTAACCGCGGCACCCTGCGCAAAAAGCTCAAGAAGTATGGAATGAACTGA
- the dusB gene encoding tRNA dihydrouridine synthase DusB: protein MEIGPYKLDAPLLVAPMAGVTDRPFRTLCLRMGAGMAVSEMMSVNPLLRDSEKSRRRMDHEGETGIRSVQIAGADPVLMADAARYNVDQGAQIIDINMGCPAKKVNKKMAGSALLQYPELVQDIVSAVVNAVSVPVTLKIRTGWDPDHRNGVHIARIAEDCGIRALAVHGRTRACMYKGNAEYDTIRAIKQAVSMPVVANGDITSPQKARFVLDYTGADAIMIGRAAQGRPWIFREIRHYLEHGTTPAPLPREEEQAMIREHLTALHAFYGEVMGVRIARKHVGWYLQETAAGRDFRRNFNAIEDAGQQLDALEQFFANNSLTNNRRAD from the coding sequence ATGGAAATTGGTCCTTACAAACTGGACGCCCCCCTGCTGGTGGCCCCCATGGCGGGCGTAACCGACAGACCCTTCCGTACCCTGTGCCTGCGCATGGGGGCCGGCATGGCCGTGTCGGAAATGATGTCGGTCAATCCCCTGTTGCGGGATTCCGAAAAGTCGCGCCGGCGTATGGACCATGAAGGAGAAACCGGCATTCGCTCCGTGCAAATTGCCGGCGCCGATCCGGTGCTGATGGCCGATGCCGCCCGATACAATGTGGATCAGGGCGCGCAGATCATCGACATCAACATGGGTTGTCCGGCAAAGAAAGTAAACAAGAAGATGGCAGGCTCCGCCCTGCTGCAATACCCGGAGCTGGTGCAGGACATTGTCAGCGCCGTGGTCAATGCAGTGTCGGTGCCGGTTACCCTGAAGATTCGTACCGGCTGGGATCCGGACCACCGCAACGGCGTGCACATTGCCCGCATTGCCGAAGACTGCGGTATTCGAGCCCTGGCCGTGCATGGCCGCACCCGCGCCTGCATGTACAAGGGTAATGCGGAATACGACACCATCAGGGCAATTAAACAGGCCGTCTCGATGCCCGTTGTTGCCAACGGAGACATCACCAGCCCGCAAAAGGCCCGGTTTGTGCTGGATTACACCGGCGCCGATGCCATTATGATTGGCCGGGCTGCCCAGGGACGACCGTGGATTTTCAGAGAAATCCGCCACTATCTTGAGCATGGCACCACGCCCGCACCGCTCCCGAGGGAAGAGGAGCAGGCAATGATTCGAGAACACCTGACCGCGCTGCATGCGTTTTACGGCGAGGTAATGGGGGTAAGGATTGCTCGAAAACATGTGGGATGGTACTTGCAGGAGACGGCGGCGGGCCGTGACTTTCGCCGTAATTTCAATGCTATCGAGGATGCCGGGCAACAGCTCGACGCCTTGGAGCAGTTTTTCGCGAATAATAGCTTAACGAACAATAGAAGAGCCGACTGA
- the prmA gene encoding 50S ribosomal protein L11 methyltransferase — MPWIQIRINATEKTANKVSNMLSGRGAQAVTYMDAEDKPVFEPLPGETLLWDDTVVVGLFDAETDPAPIIDFLKKFYRKDLVYKVEQLEDKDWVREWMDSFHPMRFGNRLWICPSWRDVPDPDAVNVMLDPGLAFGTGTHPTTALCLEWLDGQDLTGKTVIDFGCGSGILALAALKLGAKEVIGIDIDPQALQASRDNAERNGVADRLSVYLPQDQPAGLTADVVVANILAGPLKELSPIISGLVRPGGQLALSGILETQAEGLNQVYDQWFDMAEPVFREEWARLNGSKR, encoded by the coding sequence ATGCCCTGGATACAAATTCGCATCAACGCCACCGAAAAAACCGCCAACAAGGTCAGCAACATGCTCTCCGGCCGTGGCGCTCAGGCGGTGACCTACATGGACGCCGAAGACAAACCGGTGTTCGAGCCCCTGCCCGGTGAAACCCTGCTGTGGGACGACACCGTGGTGGTCGGCCTGTTCGACGCCGAAACCGATCCGGCGCCCATTATCGACTTTCTGAAAAAGTTCTACCGCAAGGATCTGGTGTACAAGGTGGAACAACTGGAAGACAAGGACTGGGTGCGCGAGTGGATGGACAGCTTTCATCCCATGCGCTTTGGTAACCGGCTGTGGATTTGCCCGAGCTGGCGCGATGTGCCCGATCCCGACGCGGTGAACGTGATGCTGGATCCGGGCCTGGCCTTTGGCACCGGCACCCACCCCACCACGGCGCTGTGTCTGGAGTGGCTGGACGGACAGGACTTGACCGGTAAAACCGTGATCGACTTTGGCTGCGGCTCCGGCATTCTGGCGCTGGCGGCACTGAAGCTGGGCGCCAAGGAAGTAATCGGCATCGACATCGATCCCCAGGCCCTGCAGGCCAGCCGCGACAACGCCGAGCGCAATGGCGTGGCCGATCGCCTGAGCGTGTACCTGCCCCAGGATCAGCCCGCAGGCCTCACCGCCGATGTGGTGGTGGCCAATATTCTGGCCGGCCCGCTGAAAGAGCTCTCCCCCATCATCAGCGGTCTGGTGCGCCCCGGCGGCCAGCTCGCCCTGTCCGGCATCCTGGAAACCCAGGCCGAGGGCCTGAACCAGGTCTATGACCAGTGGTTCGACATGGCCGAGCCCGTGTTTCGGGAAGAATGGGCCCGCCTGAACGGCAGCAAGCGCTGA
- the panF gene encoding sodium/pantothenate symporter, with protein sequence MNPELILPLLVYLAVMIGLGLWLGRRQSTNGFVQDYFLGSRSMGGFVLAMTMVATYASASSFIGGPGAAYRMGLGWVLLAMIQVPTVWLTLGVLGKQFAHIARRVNALTINDMLLARYRSPLVVLLAGLGLLAAFVATMVVQFIGGARLLETVTGLSYQSGLMLFAGAVLFYTLVGGFRAVVVTDAVQGILMLLGTVVLLAGVLQAGGGAATMFAELEAIDPGLVQPQGPDGMLGMSFMLSFWVLVCFGVIGLPHSAVRCLAYKDSAAMHKGIIIGTLVGALLMFGMHFAGALGRVLVPELTVPDKVMPTLMLTVLPPLVAGLFLAGPMAAIMSTIDSQLIQAAATLVKDLYLNHLCKTQPAPATIKRASKLVTLVLGLIVLWAALSPPEMIIWLNLMAFGALQAIFFWPLVLGLYWWRGNSTGALASMLTGAVSYSLLLNLGIKPLGLHAIVPSLAISGLAYVAGSLLTPPPSAEVRALFGRQADTPAAR encoded by the coding sequence ATGAATCCTGAGCTTATCCTTCCCCTGCTGGTGTATCTGGCGGTGATGATTGGACTGGGGCTGTGGCTCGGCCGCCGCCAAAGCACCAACGGCTTTGTGCAGGACTACTTTCTCGGCAGCCGCTCCATGGGCGGCTTTGTGCTGGCCATGACCATGGTAGCCACCTACGCCTCGGCCTCGTCCTTTATCGGCGGGCCGGGCGCGGCCTACCGTATGGGGCTGGGTTGGGTGCTGCTGGCAATGATCCAGGTGCCCACGGTCTGGCTGACCCTGGGGGTGCTGGGCAAACAGTTCGCCCACATTGCGCGGCGGGTGAATGCACTCACCATCAACGACATGCTGCTGGCCCGCTACCGAAGCCCGCTGGTGGTACTGCTGGCGGGCCTGGGCCTGCTCGCCGCCTTTGTGGCCACCATGGTGGTGCAGTTTATTGGCGGCGCCCGGCTGCTGGAAACCGTGACCGGACTGTCGTACCAGAGCGGGCTGATGCTGTTTGCCGGCGCCGTGCTGTTCTACACCCTGGTGGGCGGCTTTCGCGCCGTGGTGGTGACCGATGCGGTGCAGGGCATACTGATGCTGCTGGGCACGGTCGTGCTGCTGGCCGGCGTGCTGCAGGCCGGTGGCGGTGCCGCGACCATGTTTGCCGAGCTGGAGGCCATTGATCCCGGCCTGGTGCAGCCCCAGGGCCCCGACGGCATGCTGGGCATGAGCTTTATGCTGTCGTTCTGGGTGCTGGTGTGCTTCGGGGTGATTGGCCTGCCCCACTCGGCGGTGCGCTGCCTGGCCTACAAGGACAGCGCCGCCATGCACAAAGGCATTATTATCGGCACCCTGGTGGGCGCCCTGCTGATGTTTGGCATGCACTTCGCCGGGGCCCTGGGCCGCGTGCTGGTGCCGGAGCTCACCGTGCCCGACAAGGTGATGCCCACGCTTATGCTCACCGTGTTGCCGCCGCTGGTGGCCGGACTGTTCCTGGCCGGGCCCATGGCCGCCATTATGTCGACCATCGACTCCCAGCTGATTCAGGCCGCCGCCACCCTGGTCAAAGACCTCTACCTTAACCACCTGTGCAAAACCCAGCCGGCCCCCGCCACCATCAAGCGCGCCAGCAAGCTGGTGACCCTGGTGCTGGGGCTGATAGTACTGTGGGCGGCCCTGAGCCCGCCGGAGATGATCATCTGGCTCAACCTGATGGCCTTTGGCGCCCTGCAGGCGATCTTTTTCTGGCCACTGGTGCTGGGCCTGTACTGGTGGCGCGGCAACAGCACGGGGGCGCTGGCCTCCATGCTCACCGGCGCGGTGAGCTACAGCCTGCTGCTGAACCTGGGCATCAAACCCCTGGGGCTGCACGCCATTGTGCCGAGCCTGGCGATCTCGGGCCTGGCCTATGTGGCGGGATCCTTGCTCACGCCGCCGCCCTCGGCCGAGGTGCGCGCCCTGTTTGGCCGCCAGGCGGACACACCGGCCGCGCGGTGA
- a CDS encoding YhdT family protein has protein sequence MNPIVFIARREALLSVLLALLYLAAWAACAWLVPPALTLAGWPLWFLLSCLFNPLLFVVLCALMVRWCFKAVNLEPGHES, from the coding sequence ATGAACCCCATTGTATTCATTGCCCGGCGCGAGGCCTTGCTCAGCGTGCTGCTGGCCCTGCTGTATTTGGCGGCCTGGGCGGCCTGTGCCTGGCTGGTGCCGCCGGCACTCACCCTGGCCGGCTGGCCGCTGTGGTTTTTGCTGAGCTGCCTGTTCAACCCGCTGCTGTTTGTGGTGCTGTGCGCGCTGATGGTGCGCTGGTGTTTCAAGGCGGTAAACCTGGAACCTGGTCATGAATCCTGA
- a CDS encoding RidA family protein, with product MKIHRINPCKRWSDITVFNGIAHFVEVPECDLSLGIEAQTRQVMVQAEQALAKVGSDKGRLLSVTIYLTDFALLPAFNQVWDDWFPEGTAPSRACVKAELANPGYLVEMAFVAAAGEEYLK from the coding sequence ATGAAGATTCACCGCATCAACCCGTGCAAACGCTGGTCCGACATTACCGTGTTCAACGGCATCGCCCATTTTGTGGAAGTGCCCGAGTGCGACCTGTCCCTCGGCATTGAAGCGCAGACCCGGCAGGTCATGGTGCAGGCCGAGCAGGCCCTGGCCAAGGTCGGCAGCGACAAGGGCCGGCTGCTGTCGGTCACCATTTACCTCACCGACTTTGCCCTTCTGCCCGCCTTTAACCAGGTGTGGGACGACTGGTTCCCCGAGGGCACCGCACCCAGCCGCGCCTGCGTCAAGGCCGAGCTGGCCAACCCCGGCTACCTGGTGGAAATGGCCTTTGTGGCCGCCGCCGGCGAGGAATATTTGAAGTAA
- the accC gene encoding acetyl-CoA carboxylase biotin carboxylase subunit → MLDKVVIANRGEIALRILRACKELGIKTVAVHSTADRDLKHVLLADESICIGGNQATQSYLNVPSIIAAAEVTDAVAIHPGYGFLAENADFADQVEKSGFIFIGPRGDTIRLMGDKVSAIDAMKKAGVPCVPGSDGPIGGDAKRNAAIAKRIGYPVIIKAAGGGGGRGMRVVRSESELENSIAMTKAEAGAAFGNDMVYMEKFLENPRHIEIQVLADGQGNAIHLAERDCSMQRRHQKVVEEAPAPGITAEMRKFIGERCCKACVDIGYRGAGTFEFLYENGEFYFIEMNTRIQVEHPVTEMITGVDLIKEQLRVAAGLPLSITQDQVVVRGHAIECRINAEDPRTFVPSPGEITRFHSPGGLGVRWDSHIYAGYRVPPYYDSMIGKLICYGENRDIAIARMKHALNELVIDGIKTNIPLHKEIMSDENFRNGGTNIHYLEKKLGL, encoded by the coding sequence ATGCTGGATAAAGTAGTCATCGCCAACCGCGGTGAAATCGCCCTTCGCATTCTGCGCGCCTGTAAGGAGCTCGGGATCAAGACGGTGGCGGTTCACTCCACCGCCGACCGCGATCTCAAGCACGTGCTGCTGGCCGACGAGTCCATCTGCATCGGTGGCAACCAGGCCACCCAGTCTTACCTGAACGTGCCGTCCATCATCGCCGCCGCCGAAGTGACCGACGCCGTGGCCATTCACCCCGGTTACGGCTTTCTGGCGGAAAACGCCGATTTCGCCGATCAGGTGGAAAAGTCCGGCTTTATCTTCATCGGCCCCCGTGGCGACACCATTCGCCTGATGGGCGACAAGGTGTCCGCTATTGACGCCATGAAGAAGGCCGGCGTGCCCTGCGTACCGGGCTCGGACGGCCCCATTGGCGGCGACGCCAAGCGCAACGCCGCCATTGCCAAGCGCATTGGCTACCCGGTGATCATCAAGGCCGCCGGTGGCGGCGGTGGTCGCGGCATGCGCGTGGTGCGCTCCGAGAGCGAGCTGGAAAACTCCATTGCCATGACCAAGGCCGAGGCCGGTGCCGCCTTTGGCAACGACATGGTGTACATGGAGAAATTCCTGGAAAATCCGCGCCATATCGAAATTCAGGTACTGGCCGACGGCCAGGGCAACGCCATTCATCTGGCCGAGCGCGACTGCTCCATGCAGCGCCGCCACCAGAAGGTGGTAGAAGAAGCACCGGCGCCGGGCATTACCGCCGAAATGCGCAAGTTCATCGGCGAGCGCTGCTGCAAGGCCTGTGTCGACATCGGCTACCGCGGCGCCGGTACCTTTGAGTTCCTTTACGAAAACGGCGAGTTCTATTTCATTGAAATGAACACCCGTATTCAGGTGGAGCACCCGGTGACCGAAATGATCACCGGTGTGGACCTGATCAAGGAGCAGCTGCGCGTGGCCGCCGGCCTGCCGCTGTCCATCACCCAGGATCAGGTGGTGGTGCGCGGTCATGCCATTGAATGCCGGATCAACGCCGAAGACCCCCGTACCTTCGTGCCGAGCCCGGGCGAGATCACCCGTTTCCACTCGCCGGGTGGCCTGGGTGTGCGCTGGGACTCCCACATTTATGCCGGCTACCGGGTACCGCCCTACTACGACTCCATGATCGGCAAGCTGATCTGCTACGGCGAAAACCGCGACATCGCCATCGCCCGCATGAAGCACGCCCTCAACGAGCTGGTGATCGACGGCATCAAGACCAATATTCCGCTGCACAAGGAAATCATGAGCGATGAGAACTTCCGCAATGGCGGAACCAACATCCATTACCTTGAGAAGAAGCTGGGCCTGTAA
- the accB gene encoding acetyl-CoA carboxylase biotin carboxyl carrier protein, translated as MDIRKIKKLIELVEESGIAELEIAEGEESVRISRYGAPAPAQMMPQYQVQAAPAPAAAPAAAPAAPAAEAATPELSGHVMRSPMVGTFYRASSPGAKNFVEVGQTVNVGDTLCIVEAMKMMNQIEADKAGVVKAILVDNAQPVEFDEPLFIIE; from the coding sequence ATGGATATTCGTAAAATCAAGAAACTGATCGAACTGGTTGAAGAATCCGGTATCGCCGAGCTGGAAATTGCCGAGGGTGAAGAATCGGTACGCATCAGCCGCTATGGCGCCCCGGCGCCGGCCCAGATGATGCCCCAGTATCAGGTGCAGGCCGCCCCGGCTCCCGCCGCTGCCCCTGCCGCCGCCCCTGCGGCCCCGGCCGCTGAAGCCGCCACCCCCGAGCTGAGCGGCCACGTGATGCGTTCCCCCATGGTCGGTACCTTCTACCGCGCCTCCAGCCCCGGTGCCAAAAACTTCGTGGAAGTGGGCCAGACCGTGAACGTGGGCGACACCCTGTGTATTGTTGAAGCCATGAAGATGATGAACCAGATCGAGGCCGACAAGGCCGGCGTGGTGAAGGCCATTCTGGTCGACAACGCCCAGCCCGTTGAATTCGACGAGCCCCTGTTCATCATCGAATAA
- the aroQ gene encoding type II 3-dehydroquinate dehydratase: MADKYRILLLNGPNLNLLGRREPGIYGNNSLNDIVARLTEQAAGRDIDLSHVQSNAEHVLLDAIHQADGRQDFIIINPAAFTHTSVAIRDALLGVNIPFIEVHLSNVHAREPFRHHSYLADKAVGVICGLGADGYEFALEAAARYLARR, from the coding sequence ATGGCCGATAAATACCGAATTCTGCTGCTCAACGGGCCAAACCTTAACCTGCTGGGCCGACGCGAACCGGGCATTTATGGCAACAACAGCCTGAACGACATCGTTGCCCGCCTGACCGAGCAGGCCGCCGGGCGTGATATCGACCTCAGCCATGTCCAGTCCAACGCGGAGCACGTTCTGCTCGACGCCATCCACCAGGCCGATGGCCGGCAGGATTTTATCATCATCAATCCCGCCGCCTTCACCCACACCAGTGTGGCCATTCGTGATGCCCTGCTGGGCGTGAACATTCCCTTCATTGAAGTGCATCTGTCGAATGTGCACGCCCGCGAGCCCTTCCGCCATCATTCCTACCTGGCAGACAAGGCGGTGGGGGTGATCTGTGGCCTGGGTGCCGATGGTTACGAATTTGCCCTTGAGGCGGCGGCCCGCTATCTGGCCCGTCGCTGA
- the acs gene encoding acetate--CoA ligase, translated as MSEVKVHPVKPEIAKTALLDEAGYQAMYQQSIDNPDAFWGEQGKIVDWIKPYTKVKNTSYDPGHISIKWFEDGTLNLSANCIDRHLATKADEVAIIWEGDSPEDDKKVTYRELHEQVCRFANVLKAKGVQKGDVVSIYMPMVVEAAVAMLACTRIGAVHSVVFGGFSPDALASRIIDSKAKVVITADEGLRGGRRVALKANVDEALTNPEVTTIKSVIVYQRTGGNIAWHDHRDIWWHEAVAKVSTDCPPAEMNAEDPLFILYTSGSTGTPKGVLHTTGGYLVYAAMTFKYVFDYHPGDVYWCTADVGWITGHSYLIYGPLANGATTLLFEGVPNYPKTNRMAQVVDKHQVNILYTAPTAIRAFMAKGDEAVEDTSRASLRILGSVGEPINPEAWEWYYRVIGDERCPIVDTWWQTETGGILITPLPGATDLKPGSATRPFFGVQPALVDGEGNQLQGATDGNLVILDSWPGQMRTVFGDHDRFEQTYFSTFPGTYFSGDGARRDEDGYYWITGRVDDVLNVSGHRMGTAEIESALVAHPKIAEAAVVGVPHDIKGQGIYAYVTLNAGEVPSAELHKEVKDWVRKEIGPIATPDVIHWAEGLPKTRSGKIMRRILRKIATGETDSLGDTSTLADPSVVDRLIEERSQVA; from the coding sequence ATGAGTGAAGTAAAGGTTCATCCGGTCAAGCCCGAAATTGCAAAGACCGCGTTGCTGGACGAGGCCGGCTATCAGGCCATGTATCAGCAATCCATTGACAACCCCGATGCCTTCTGGGGTGAGCAGGGCAAAATCGTTGACTGGATCAAACCCTACACCAAGGTCAAGAACACCTCCTACGATCCCGGCCACATCAGCATCAAGTGGTTTGAAGACGGCACCCTGAACCTGTCTGCCAACTGTATCGACCGTCATCTGGCCACCAAGGCCGATGAGGTCGCCATTATCTGGGAAGGCGACAGCCCCGAGGACGACAAGAAGGTCACCTACCGCGAGCTGCACGAGCAGGTGTGCCGCTTTGCCAACGTGCTGAAGGCCAAGGGCGTGCAGAAGGGCGACGTGGTCAGCATCTACATGCCCATGGTGGTGGAAGCGGCCGTGGCCATGCTGGCCTGTACCCGCATTGGCGCCGTGCATTCCGTGGTGTTTGGCGGCTTCTCTCCCGATGCGCTGGCCAGCCGTATTATCGATTCCAAGGCCAAGGTGGTGATCACCGCCGACGAGGGCCTGCGTGGCGGTCGCCGGGTGGCGCTCAAGGCCAACGTGGATGAAGCCCTGACCAACCCCGAGGTCACCACCATCAAGAGCGTGATCGTGTATCAGCGCACCGGTGGCAACATCGCCTGGCATGATCATCGTGATATCTGGTGGCACGAAGCCGTGGCCAAGGTCAGTACCGACTGCCCCCCGGCGGAAATGAACGCCGAAGATCCGTTGTTCATTCTGTACACCTCCGGCTCCACCGGCACCCCCAAGGGCGTGCTGCACACCACCGGTGGCTACCTGGTGTATGCCGCCATGACCTTCAAGTATGTCTTTGACTACCACCCGGGCGATGTGTACTGGTGTACCGCCGACGTGGGCTGGATCACCGGTCACAGCTACCTGATCTACGGCCCCCTGGCCAACGGTGCCACCACCCTGCTGTTTGAAGGCGTGCCCAACTATCCCAAGACCAACCGCATGGCCCAGGTGGTCGACAAGCACCAGGTCAACATTCTGTACACCGCGCCGACCGCCATCCGTGCCTTTATGGCCAAGGGTGACGAAGCGGTGGAAGACACCAGCCGCGCCAGCCTGCGCATTCTGGGCTCGGTGGGTGAGCCCATTAACCCGGAAGCCTGGGAATGGTACTACCGGGTGATCGGCGACGAACGCTGTCCCATCGTGGACACCTGGTGGCAGACCGAAACCGGCGGCATTTTGATCACCCCGCTGCCCGGCGCCACCGATCTCAAGCCCGGCTCCGCTACCCGCCCCTTCTTTGGCGTGCAGCCGGCGCTGGTAGACGGTGAAGGCAACCAGCTGCAAGGGGCCACCGACGGCAACCTGGTGATCCTGGACTCCTGGCCCGGTCAGATGCGCACCGTGTTCGGTGACCACGACCGCTTTGAGCAGACCTACTTCTCCACCTTCCCCGGCACCTACTTCAGTGGTGACGGCGCCCGCCGCGACGAAGACGGCTACTACTGGATCACCGGCAGGGTGGACGACGTACTGAACGTGTCCGGCCACCGCATGGGCACCGCCGAGATCGAGTCGGCGCTGGTGGCCCATCCGAAGATCGCCGAGGCTGCCGTGGTGGGGGTTCCCCACGACATCAAGGGCCAGGGCATCTACGCCTATGTGACGCTCAACGCCGGCGAAGTGCCGTCCGCCGAGCTGCACAAGGAAGTGAAGGACTGGGTGCGCAAGGAAATCGGCCCCATCGCCACGCCCGACGTGATCCACTGGGCCGAAGGCCTGCCCAAGACCCGCTCCGGCAAGATCATGCGTCGCATTCTGCGCAAGATTGCCACCGGCGAGACCGACTCCCTGGGGGATACCTCCACCCTGGCGGATCCGAGTGTGGTGGATCGCCTGATCGAAGAGCGCAGCCAGGTCGCCTGA
- a CDS encoding 3'-5' exonuclease, whose product MLPLKRLWLARKFADSPWRHLFEPYRGDEIIAIDTETTGLDPRRADVLTIAAVPIRGRRVLTSQRLELTLGASPKLTGDSIRIHGLRHQDLGEGSPTHEALGRLLGFIQNRPLLGYHVRFDIAILSRLTREQFGFELPNRHIELAHLYRRRQLRQNPEIDPNLDFEHMARQLKVPLLARHTAFGDALTTALMYLALAPEPTLNRR is encoded by the coding sequence ATGCTGCCACTGAAGCGGTTGTGGCTGGCGCGCAAGTTCGCCGACAGCCCCTGGCGTCACCTGTTCGAGCCCTACCGGGGCGATGAGATCATCGCCATCGACACCGAAACCACCGGCCTGGATCCGCGCCGGGCCGATGTGCTGACCATTGCCGCCGTGCCCATTCGTGGCCGCCGGGTGCTCACCAGCCAGCGGCTGGAGCTGACCCTGGGCGCCAGCCCCAAGCTCACCGGCGACAGCATTCGCATTCACGGCCTGCGCCATCAGGATCTGGGGGAAGGATCCCCTACCCACGAGGCCTTGGGCCGGCTGCTGGGGTTTATTCAGAACCGGCCGCTGCTGGGCTATCACGTGCGCTTCGACATTGCCATTCTGAGCCGGCTGACCCGGGAGCAGTTCGGCTTTGAGCTGCCCAACCGCCACATTGAGCTGGCCCACCTCTACCGGCGGCGTCAGCTGCGGCAAAACCCCGAGATCGATCCCAACCTCGACTTCGAGCACATGGCCCGCCAGCTGAAGGTGCCCCTGCTGGCACGCCATACCGCCTTTGGCGATGCCCTGACCACGGCACTGATGTACCTGGCGCTGGCACCGGAACCCACTTTAAACCGTCGTTAA